The Chitinophaga niabensis genomic interval TCCTAAACTTACCTGTAAGCCCTTTCCTGTACACTACATAAACAATAAGGATGCCTATTAGCAAGGCCGAAGTAATAACGATCTTGGAAAAAATGGCAGTGTCCATGAGATAATAAGCTACCAAAAAGGCTATCGCATTAATGGCCAGCATAACCAGGCAGAATTTTGTAATATTCAGGTACTTGTTGAACAGATCCCGGTTTTCTTTATTCAATAATCCTGCAAAACCGAAGATCACATAAGAGACATATGTAGCAATAAGTGCTGCCATTACCCCCAAGTAAGGGATTAGAATAATAGAAATAACGAGGTTAACAGCGGCAGCGAGCATGGAGATCTTAGAGATGGCAAATGTTTGTTTCTTAATGGAAAGGGGATAAACAAAGAATGAATAGACGGACCAATACATATAGGCGGACATGATAATGATGGTAGCCGGATATGCCTTTTGTAATTCGGGGTTCCTGAAAAGGAACAGAAAAGCCTCCTTCATCCAGAGACAGGCAATAAATAATGTTCCGGTGATGAGCAGGGTGACTGAAATGATCAGTTTCCGTATGAGTACCCTGGCACTTTCAGTTTCACTTCTAAAACCTTCCTGCAATTGACGTGATAATGATTGAAAGATGCCACTGATCAATACATTACTATAGGCGGCCATATTATATCCCTGGCTGTAATAGCCGATCTGGGCAAGGGGTGTTTTTGAATATTCAAGCAACAACCTGTTTGAGGTGCCCAGCATATAGAGTGATAGCTGATGCGGAACCAATGGAAGGCCTACTTTTAAAGACTCCTTGATCACTGTATATTTTAACCTGAAGGAAGGGTACAGCTTTTCCTCAATAAATAACCTTTTGGCGTAATAGAGGTACATGATCAGGGTGCTAACCGGTAATACTATGATCCAGCCTAAGAAACCCAGCTTGAGGTATTTAATGGTAATAAGGTTCAATAAAACGGCTATGCAGCCCACAATTGTTGAACAAATAGCATATGGGAACGACTTCTCATGCAACACGTAATAATTGACAGCGATTGTTTCAATCGGGCATAAGATAAGGTTAAACCCCATCATTAAACAAACCCAGATCCAGTTGCTGCCGATCTTATCCAGCATTGTGAAATAAATAATGGCCGTAAAGATGAGGCTGCATATTACTCCGCCAAGGATCATGAGCCCGAATGAGCTTCTCCAGGTGGGGGCATAATTATCTCTTTGTTCAAAGAACGAATTCTGCAGCACGATATTCTGCCCCAGCGTAATAAGGATCTGCCAGACACTTAAATATGCTACCAGCAATCCATAAATGCCATAGTCATTCAGGGAGAGGTAAGGAGAAATAATCGGCATTACCAATAAATGAGCGAATACAGAAATCTTAGGTAGGATCGTGTATATTAATGTATCCTTTATTATTTTCTTTTTAGAAAATTTCATTTATTGATAATTACTTGTGCATTGTAAGTAGTGACTGCTATTTAGCCGGCTATTTTGATAATATACCGGAAAAGGTATGTTCAAATCGTTTAACGCCCTTAAGAAAGTTTTCAGTGAGTTTACTATTCCTTTGCACAGGAGGATAATACTGGCCGAACATGCTGGTAGCGAACTCTACCTGGAAAAGCAGCCTGTCATTTTTTTCCAGGGGTTTTCCTTTATGGAAGCCAATAGTATCAACTGCCAGGATCGTTCCTATTTTCCCGGTTATTTCTTTGAAGTTTTCTTTCGGGTAAACAGCCATTAATTCTTCATCCATTATCCTTCCATCCCTGCGAACAGCTTTTGGTTTTAATTTATGAGAACCTTCTATATAGCAGTGAGGACCATTATGTGTATCCACATCGGAAAGGTAAATGAAGAATTTCAGGAATTTGATCCTATCGAGGTCGAAGTGATAAAGTTGTGCTGCTTTTGAGAGATTGGTGCCCTTGTAATTAGCGGTACTCCACCACATTGCCACCAGATCAAGTACAGGCTTGGGGCCAAGGTATTGCTGAGCTACTGCTATCAGAGACTCGTCGACCAGGATGGATTGAATAGATTGGTTTTCAAACAGATCCTGATTTGTAAAATCATAGATAGGGCTAATGGGATTTTCCTTGTTATATTCAACCGGAACTTGCTCGCCCATCCTGGGAATACTTTTTTGATGTGTAGCGAATTCGACCAATTTATTAATGAGGTCCTGTTCTAATGGCACAGGAAATATATGATATCCTTTCTCCTGGATACTGTTACTGATTGACTCTATATCCTGTTTTGTAAGTTTCCCTAGTATACCTTGCACTTCAGTGAATTTATATTCACTTTTAAATAGGTTATCTACGGACGCGGCTACACCATTTACCTTTCCATTTGTAGTACAGAATAATTGCCTCATACTCATGTATGCACGATTTGGTGTTACTCCTTTCATTTTATAATAGAAGTATCCTAAGGAAAAATTAGCGAGATGAAAAAGATTTTTCGAGAATTTTATAAGAGCGCTCATATAATAAAATTGATCAAAAGGTTTAAAGATTAATTAAATATTGTATCAGATAACACCGGCTTCCAAGATTGAAATACTATAATTTTCCCAATGCAATAGTCCATTCCCTCCGGAAAAACTAAATTTAAAAATTGTATCGGAAGTATTCCTTCCCATCGTCAGAGGAAATTGGTATCTGTTTTTACCGTGCTTAACAAGCATTGAATGCTTTTCATAATTTAGGCTTAAATCCTGAATATTATCAGATGCAAAAATAACTATATATATGTAGCTGTTGTTTTGGACTGATGTCAAACTTAGCGTAAATGCTTTATCTAATTTGATGTCCACAGGAACATCTGTTGAATTTGAAGGACCAGCTTGTGATACTTTACAGCCTGAGTAGAAGTAGGGCAGATGCATATTTA includes:
- a CDS encoding phytanoyl-CoA dioxygenase family protein; translated protein: MSALIKFSKNLFHLANFSLGYFYYKMKGVTPNRAYMSMRQLFCTTNGKVNGVAASVDNLFKSEYKFTEVQGILGKLTKQDIESISNSIQEKGYHIFPVPLEQDLINKLVEFATHQKSIPRMGEQVPVEYNKENPISPIYDFTNQDLFENQSIQSILVDESLIAVAQQYLGPKPVLDLVAMWWSTANYKGTNLSKAAQLYHFDLDRIKFLKFFIYLSDVDTHNGPHCYIEGSHKLKPKAVRRDGRIMDEELMAVYPKENFKEITGKIGTILAVDTIGFHKGKPLEKNDRLLFQVEFATSMFGQYYPPVQRNSKLTENFLKGVKRFEHTFSGILSK
- a CDS encoding oligosaccharide flippase family protein — its product is MKFSKKKIIKDTLIYTILPKISVFAHLLVMPIISPYLSLNDYGIYGLLVAYLSVWQILITLGQNIVLQNSFFEQRDNYAPTWRSSFGLMILGGVICSLIFTAIIYFTMLDKIGSNWIWVCLMMGFNLILCPIETIAVNYYVLHEKSFPYAICSTIVGCIAVLLNLITIKYLKLGFLGWIIVLPVSTLIMYLYYAKRLFIEEKLYPSFRLKYTVIKESLKVGLPLVPHQLSLYMLGTSNRLLLEYSKTPLAQIGYYSQGYNMAAYSNVLISGIFQSLSRQLQEGFRSETESARVLIRKLIISVTLLITGTLFIACLWMKEAFLFLFRNPELQKAYPATIIIMSAYMYWSVYSFFVYPLSIKKQTFAISKISMLAAAVNLVISIILIPYLGVMAALIATYVSYVIFGFAGLLNKENRDLFNKYLNITKFCLVMLAINAIAFLVAYYLMDTAIFSKIVITSALLIGILIVYVVYRKGLTGKFRNKLNI